A window of Theileria equi strain WA chromosome 4 map unlocalized gcontig_1105471998858, whole genome shotgun sequence contains these coding sequences:
- a CDS encoding signal peptide containing protein (encoded by transcript BEWA_017060A), with translation MPVVLLALLVTTLQLNRVHSSPPREKIMIEVDISGMRPGKVEIIPSAQYPGAINYIVRGNSRHTHVIGNIKDGSVLITEGDPRSMSRYVLLLRKNNGTKYLRVITRYRNNNIYSTRITEFRKRENEVEYSAVIKRPVDINLPTQEDNNAISVKLVSIPEPGDTKPEQAQSLKFSVKQEMIDEIIIGKVLFGKYILDDKRTDMVNRVVIWEGGLRYPSVTIITRYSDGNELENDYKYMDSEIGFVVESVKRKFSSLCE, from the exons ATGCCTGTGGTTCTCCTTGCGTTATTAGTTACTACACTGCAATTAAACCGTGTGCATAGCTCACCTCCAAGAGAAAAGATCATGATAGAGGTGGACATCTCTGGAATGCGACCGGGAAAGGTCGAAATTATTCCATCTGCACAATATCCCGGCGCTATTAACTATATTGTCAGAGGGAATTCCAGGCATACCCATGTCATTGGAAATATCAAAGATGGGA GTGTGTTAATAACCGAAGGTGATCCTCGGTCAATGAGTAGATACGTCCTGCTGTTAAGAAAAAACAATGGCACAAAATATCTCAGGGTAATTACCAGATATAGAAATAACAATATCTATTCGACAAGGATTACAGAATTTAGAAAGAGGGAAAACGAAGTGGAATATAGCGCAGTCATTAAAAGACCTGTGGATATCAATTTACCAACTCAGGAGGATAACAACGCCATTAGTGTAAAGCTCGTATCAATACCTGAGCCGGGAGATACCAAACCTGAGCAGGCACAGTCTTTGAAGTTTAGCGTTAAACAAGAAATGATTGACGAAATAATAATTGGAAAGGTGCTCTTTGGGAAATATATTCTTGATGACAAAAGAACTGACATGGTTAACAGAGTGGTTATTTGGGAAGGAGGACTTCGTTATCCATCGGTAACAATTATAACGAGATACTCTGACGGAAATGAGCTCGAAAACGATTACAAGTATATGGACAGTGAAATAGGATTTGTAGTGGAAAGCGTCAAGAGAAAGTTTTCAAGCTTGTGCGAATAG